A segment of the Centropristis striata isolate RG_2023a ecotype Rhode Island chromosome 15, C.striata_1.0, whole genome shotgun sequence genome:
CGACACTCCAAACAAAACTCTGCTTTGCTCTGATTAAATTCACtaagacctttttttttgtgatttactAGCTCACGGCCCTGTCTTCACATTTCGAGTTTGCGTCTCGGAGAACATTTGATTAGGGtattttttttgaggggggggTCAACTGGTTTTAGTTGTCAGTCAGTCTCATGTTTGTAGGAGAGTAAGTGTTGGCTCATTAGGAGGTTGATTGGACATATTTTACCAGTTTAAACTTCATTGTTTTTCTCAACTGAGACAGCTAATCTCAGTTGAGTCAGTGAGTCAGCAGCGTGTGGAGGTCTGACTGCTCTCACAGGGCGGATGAGAGGATCCCTGCCGAGACAGTCTGAGGGGAGGGGGCTGTCAGCTGGACTCCTAAGGCAAGTGACATTCATATACACCCAACTGAATCAAAGCAATGGGGGTTTCTGTGATGTAAGCCATTAAAAACACGTGTACCAGAAGCTTGGATGATGAATAATGGAAATTGCATTGCATCAAATTTGACATTACCTTGTCGACTTGCAGCAtaatatcaaaacaaagcaggTGCTCCGTGCTGATtacagctgcaacaattattcaggCAATCAACTATTCTGCCgaatgaaaaaaagttaactatgattgatttgatgatttaatcattcattcattcattcattcgtgCTGTTTCAGCCtgtcaaatatgaaaatgtcctgcggaatatctttgggtttcgGACTGACAGAACAGTTTAAAGACAACACCTTGGACTTTGGAAACTAGGATTATGATCGCAAAATTCcggggaattttcaaagttggaattGGAagtgggaattaacaggaatttatgggaatgaACAgagaatttacaaaattgaaagtTGGcacttaacagggaacttaattATAGTCCggggaaatatattttagcataatctggATTTAAACAATATATCTGcaattcctccatcacatgcacacagcacactgcttactgcagagctgaggccacgccccctatgtaggccacgccccctacatgcactgtgcattcctccatcacttgttcaattcatttacatgttgaatgggacttttttggagggagaggagctcttttcattttatattttgaatggcacttttgggggatttttgGAGGGGGGGTCCTTTTTCTTGATGTTTGAGTGGGTGGGGTATATATATGCAGCCTTAATACAGTTGCCATTTTTCTACAAAGGGTACAATTATTTTCCTACTTCCTGAGCTTTCGTCTTAAGAAATGTTAACATGGAAATTATATGGAGCTCCGCCGCAGGTGTGTTTTGCTTCTCATGTCTGGGTCTGCGTGACTAAATCAGAGAGGTCTGGCTCTTAGCCACCGGGGTCACAGAATGGTCTTATGATCCCTGTGGCTATGAGGGGTGACTCATGGGATAGGCAaagcatttgtgttttttgtttatgtttgcatATCCCTTCCCCCTTTTTCTTCTAATTTAATTGTTGGTGTTTACTAACATTTATGAGAGTCTCCTGTGTCCTTCCGCCTGTGTGCACACATGTTGTTGTGAAGGATTCACTAGTGCAGCAACAAGACAACACTGGCACTTACATGTAGTTGAATTAACAGCTCAAGAACATTTCTGCTATACAAAGGTATTGTAATGATGAAAATCTGCATTTCCTTAtgtacagtcgtggaaaaatgattacaccacccttgttttcttcaatttattgttcattttaatgcctggtgcaactaaaggtacacttgtttggacaaatgtaatgataaaatCAACTCTGATGAGCTACTTTTGAtaatcttgataatgattttggttattatcaagaccaaccatggaaaatgtctagatatcagctcttaaattaaactcttatgagctaattttgttgttatcataattgtccaaacaaatgtacatttaattaccaggcattaaaataaacatgataaaaattattagaccacccttcaATTTCTTGACTGTATATTGAGCATGTGATGGTATATGAGTATGGAGTGTATGAGTTCATTTTAAAGGGCCACCAGCTAAAAATAACCACAGATAGAGACGACTACCATTGTACCTCTCTAGGTCCACAAGTACAGATCTAGCCACACAAAGTTTTTTGATCTTTACATTCTCAAATATAAGGTcttgtaataaataaattaataaacacttAATGCTGACAATATAAAATAGCAGGGCAAAAAAAGGAGTGTTTGGAGTTGAAACAGGGTGGATTCAGAATGATAAATAACATTATAGAATGTAGTTTGGATCCTGTTCACAGTCTTACAAATCCAGTTAGCTTcaacatgtgttttttaaaatcagaaatCCTTCACAATACAAAGGTTATGTAAGACTCGCCATTCAACATTTCACTGCTTGACCCCTGATTCATAAATAAATGTCCACATTCAAGGCGCATTTGACATCGGTTCGTTTTCACATATCCTACCCTTGTTCTGTAAACATTATAAACCTCagtgaaaataaaattcaaCACTGAACCAACTGAGCTGACACAGATAATACTCAGTCACGACTCTCTATAGCAGAGGGTCGATGGTCATGGTGATCTGGTCTCTGTTGCGTCTGCTTCCGTTGGAGCTGAGGTACAGCTCCTCCCTGCGGCACAGGAAGTGTTGGGCCAGGATCTTGCGGAAGGTGTTCCTGAAGTCCTGGATGCGGTAAGCGTAGATGATGGGGTTGACCGCGGAGTTGGCATGAGACAGAATGATGGCCACGTACATGATGATCTCAGGCTTCTTCAACTCGCCGTAAAACAGCGTGCGGCAGTTGAGGATGTGGACGGGCAGCCAGCAGACGGCGAACAGTCCCACGATGATGGAGAGGGATTTGGCGGCCCGGATCTCCTTCTGCAGCAGCCCGTGGTGATGGCTGTCCCCGTTGCCCACGCACTTGAGCTCGATCTGTCTCAGCTGCTTCCTGGCCACGGTGAAGATCTTCAGGTAGATGCCCAGCATGATCAGCAGCGGCGGCAGCACGCAGACAAAGAAATTAAAGTAGACCATGTAGTGCATGTCCACCACACTCTCAAAGTAGCACCCGAGCTTGCAGCTGTGTAGTAAGTCTCCTCCGCCCCTCAGCCCCTCCGTGAGGCCAGCATCTGTAGTGTTGACTGTCTCAATACTGGTGCTGTTACAGCTAGAGTGCTTCTTGTTCCAGCCAAAGAAGGGGATGAGACCGATGACAAAGGAGAGGATCCATAAAATAGCGATGATCTCTCTGGCTTTCTTTCCTGTCATCAACTCCTTGTACCTGGGGAGAACACAGCAGAGGTTAGCATCTTAATAATGTATCTATAAAGcagaagcatctgtgtgtgtgtgtgtgtgtgtgtgtgtgtgtgtgtgtgtgtgtgtctagggcatatctcgctgaccgttagtcagactgacctaagatttcgtatgtgtcttgtgcatggcacgaaagtgtgcatcctcgattttgaagatttttgaattcatttttcaactcatcattatttacgtaggatgtgttgcagcattgcactgtttccgatcggacgccttttaggggagctccgccccattgtgtgacaggcctacacctggtcagtaacacagttcactctggatttccaccctgactcatctcatctgtaagtctatttagcctacctatctttaggagttttaaagtgcgctacaaggttcaattttccaatgatattctaatagtttccagcgaatatcaatgttcaatgtgtatgtgctggatggtgtgcgtaccttatgaaaagtaagtgttttatggagttgcagatgctGTAGTGGTTTGCACagccacaatatatgaaacacaatagttatcaataaatctacacattccacaaccacacctaataacccttagtcacattattcacatccatctgtttgtgctgcatgtaaacttattccctcctatatctgtgtctgtatatatgtctaaccatgttgaatgattgattgatgatgatgaaagtttcttaaaataactatttctgtctctttatatctcaatgtacattcatgtattacccaatatacactttgtatattaacactacgcataTAGAGTATTATACCTCATTGTatatcccactttcacacacaacctcatttggccataattgaaaaatctacttaatctcccactatatgaatacatacttcctacaggcactgcattCGTCTTAATAATGTTCTTAATGTGGAAGTTTTGGACACACTTCACACTCAAAATAGGCCCTAAACACAAGTACGACCCAGCTAAAATACCTGCAAATATGACTGGAAGGGCACTGTGAGAGTGCAGAACCATGCCCTGTCtcacaatattattaaaagtGAAAGATATTTTGTGTATCCGCCCCGTGATTGGAATTCACTCCAAAATGCTTCTTCCTCGGCCCATGCGTCACACTTCCACCACAATTTCATGAAAATCCAGCAGGGAAGTATCTCTGTAATCCTTAGATAAAACATCCTTGTTGGAGGTAAAACATAGCAAAAATCAACACAGTTCAAACATGAATCAAACAACAGTGTATGagcaaaacaagatattttctATAATGATTCTATGACCTGAATATTTACCCATGTACCACTCATAATGTTTACTTGtttcatctttatttaattttcttgatGTATTAAATAAACCCATAAACTCCGTAAATGTAGATTGGTCCTTTTTTGTGCCCTTTGTCTGTTAGTGCAGCCTAACtgacacattacattattataatgTAGCTGCTTCTGTGCAGCAGAATGCACATCGGACTAATAATGGCTGAGCATCAGGCAGACGATACGAATTATCAAGTGATAGTGAATTGCTGTGACTTGGTGCATTCAAGTGTTGTAGGAAATATCGTCATCACatcctttgtgtttgtgttttttttaaccaaacaacaaaaggcatcaacacaaacacaagcatcCAATCCCCCAGCCACAGCCACATCAACAAGAGTTCAGACGGGCTGAAGCCCTGCATGGAACAATGCAGTCTTCTCATTCATTTGAATTTTAATCTAGTCTGGGGGCGCAGCAGGAGTgccaacaaacaacaataacaatgacCGCCTCGTGGTTGTTTGCATCCGCCCACTAATCAAGTTGCACTTTACGTTCATGTCTATCCAAACTCATGTAGCCATGACAGTAGACAATGTTTCAAGTACATAAATGCTTCAAACACGTCTTCAACCCAGCAGCACAGAACATAAACAACCAGTGCAGTTTCATGGTGAACACCCAAGATTAAGAGTTATGGTGTTGATTAATGGgcagaaaagttttttttttcagaacgAAATGATGTCAAAGTGAAGCTGacctgtatgtatgtatatatatatatatatatatacatacatacaggtCAGCttcacttatatatatatatatatatatatgtatatatatatatatatatatatatatatatataatcaatcAGCTTATCCTTAAATCACGTTGATGTTTGTGCTAAATTTGaagcatgttttaaaaaaatatgtttactaaTAGCACCATCTTAGTTGAGAACTAGTTTAGCACACTAACAGTTGCTACTCAGCACTAAaaacaaagtacagctgaggctgacgGGAAGGCCATTAGTTTATCAGGAGATAACCAAGTTTATCCTGTGAGGaatataaatatgtgtaaataaCGTCCAAGATATCCATTCACTAACAGTTAAGACCTTTCAGTCCGGTGGACCAACTGACAGACTGACGTTGACATCTGTAGAGTctacacaacaaaacacaaaaccagaGATCAGCTTCAAAGTCGAGGCAGCCTTGTTACCAGACAAAGCtaacaaattaattttaacagtgACGTTTGGGTTGTTTGGTTGTCAGCATGATTTCCTGACAAGATGCAACACTTGTTATTACGTAACAGCACTACAAATCCTAATGACTGGACACCCTCAATGTCGAAGCTTCCCCACTAGTGCATGAATGCACCACACGGACGGAGCAGTTTGTGTTCAATGTtggtttaaacacacaaaatcctCATGAATTAACCTCTGATAAGTTTATCTGGACTTTTATCAAGGGGACACAACACCCCCAATTAAATAAGCAAAGCAAGACAAATAGATGAATGATGACACCTCTATGTAATTTTTATTTGCTATAGAAATACAGTAACTGCAACACTAGTACGCTTATTTTAGCACATTATCAGGTGCTTAAATACAACATTAAGTCTTATGCTTTTCTCTGACAGTATCTCACATCCTGTGACATTTGTGAAACAAGCCTAGTGTTAAAATTACACATCTTGTTTGACGTGTCAAGCTCGTTTCCATTGTGTATATGTTCAGATACTGTATACGGGCCAGACAAATAGAGCATGGAGACTTGAAAATGAAACAGCACTGATacacttctgtctttttttaaattatcttctCTTCatgcttttttgtaaataaagtaGTTCCTTCTCATGTTTGTTGCGATGATATGTCAAAAAAATTTCATGTCAaagacatacatttttaaatgccccattactctcaaaatggtttccttacagtctgttgatacgtgtaatagggtggcttttccagaaataacaaaaaacaaccatattttgagatatccaaaatttgaaatttgaaaaaaaaggtcaaactatagcatgtcgaaattTTTCGGGAAAAAGGTCATAAACTTTTTAAATGCCGcaatactctcaaaatggtcttattacatgtagtagggtggcttttccagaaataacaaaaaaaacccaccatattttgagatatatataaaaaaaaaagataaaaaatcataatataGTATGTCGAAAAAAGTAgccaaagtcaaaatattggtAATTCTTTTGTTTGTCCATAAATGCCTACAATGATTTAAAATAGCTTGTTGGTCATAGTATATATGATATAGTAAGACAGTTATGGCTCAGTGTGATAGGAGACTGACTAGAACACCAAAGGTTGTTGGTTCCAACCTCCTGATGGACGATACATTTTAAAGTCTACAACCACAATGAAGAAgtcaaatatgaccaaaaacagcagctctgtgtcAGAGGAGATAGCATACTGACTTGAAGTCTGGGGGTTGTTGGTTCAAATCTTATGAAGTTGGAGAAATTTAGATTTATAAAACCTACAACCTTTTGTCTTCTAGTCAGTCTTCTAGCTCACTGAGCTTTCTTCTCTGACACATGGTTATATTTGACTTTTCATTGTGGTGTTGGACTTTAAAAAATTGCTTTTCTTTATGAGGTTTGAACCAAGCACCTCCTGTCTGTTAGTCAGTGGGTTATCACACATAGCTATCTGAGGTCAACATATCAGCGTAAAatgtccccccaaaaaataaaaaacaaacaatattttagtatgtccaaaaaagtcatagtacagtatgtcaaaaaatgtaaaaatatggtCATTCtgttgtttgtccaaaaattactaaaaacgatTTAATATAGCTTGTTGATCATAGTTATAGTataaaacatccaaaaatattgtaaaaacaacaattttagaATATGTcctaaattttttaaaaaaaaagtcatactatatgtcgaatttttttgtgaaaaaatcatacatttttctAATGCCCTGATAAtttcaaaatggtcttattatagtctgtttataTATGTAGTAGgctggcttttccagaaataacaaaaaacaccatattttgagatgtccaaaatttgaaaaaaaaaaaaaaagtcatactatatagcATGTCGAAATTTTTTGTGAAAGAATTCAAAGAAATTGAAATGCTccgatactctcaaaatgggtttattatagtctgttgatacatgtagtagggtggcttttccacaaataacaaaaaaacaccatattttgagatttaCACTGGTTCAACATGTTCCCCATAAAGCCATCACCTCATAAATGTAGTTGATGATATTAAAATCATGAATGGCAGGTGCACAGAGGCTGAGTATGGAGATGTAGCGCTGACTCACACAAGTGTCGTCCTGACTGTGCCCATCAGATGAACAGCTCTTGATTCAAAATGAGCTGTTTCCTCTAAGTGATTCAGAGAGGCGGCCACATGGcaatgactcacacacacacacacacacacacacacacacacacacacacacacacacacacacactagtctAAGCTGGAGATGCCACAAATAATTGATCTCCACAGATGCCTGGTACATGACCACACCATATCTGCACTTTAAATGTgttgtaataatgtaataatcatCAGTTATAAGTGACCATTTAACCATTAATTAAGTATGAAATAATCATtagtaaataattaataattcatttctTATATATTAATCACTCAGGTCATTTACAGGCAAGTTATAGTCGATAAATTATTTGTGAATGATGAATAAGTTATTTTGTAACTAACACGTCACTTAATTTAAACGTTAATTATaacttttatgttgtttatggAATTTTTTCCAGCTGTGTTCCAGTTGTTTTTCATCGTTATAGTCTGTGTGTCATCACGGCAGAATGTGGTCCGAGACAGCTACTgtagtgtctgtctgtctgtctgtctgtctgtct
Coding sequences within it:
- the adora2b gene encoding adenosine receptor A2b, translating into MNPLYIGIEVVIALLSISGNILVCWAVAINTTLKNATNYFLVSLAVADILVGCLAIPFAITISIGIYLDFYGCLFLACFVLVLTQSSIFSLLAIAIDRYLAVKIPLRYKELMTGKKAREIIAILWILSFVIGLIPFFGWNKKHSSCNSTSIETVNTTDAGLTEGLRGGGDLLHSCKLGCYFESVVDMHYMVYFNFFVCVLPPLLIMLGIYLKIFTVARKQLRQIELKCVGNGDSHHHGLLQKEIRAAKSLSIIVGLFAVCWLPVHILNCRTLFYGELKKPEIIMYVAIILSHANSAVNPIIYAYRIQDFRNTFRKILAQHFLCRREELYLSSNGSRRNRDQITMTIDPLL